The Candidatus Tumulicola sp. region CGCAGCTACTAACGAGGCGCCGCCTCCGATGGCGACCCTAACCCGACCTCAGCCGATGCCGCGAGTTCGTGCGGCGTGGCCGCGCCTGCGTCTACTCGACAGCTACTTGCTGCGCGAGATGGTTGGGCCGTTCTTGTTTGCGTTCGGCGCGTTCTTGTTGTTCTGGGCGCTCAACATTTTCTTCTTGGCGGCCGACTACATTATCAATCAGCACGCACCGTTCTTCTTGGTGTTGCGGTTTGTGGTGTTCCGTATCCCGCAAGCGATTCCGATGGCGTTTCCGTTCGCATGTTTGTTCGCAGCGTTGCTGGCGATGGGCCGAGTGATGGGCGACAACGAAGTGACGGCGCTGCGCACCGCAGGCATCTCGGTCATGCGAATCGCAGTCGCGCCGCTCGCCTTCGGCTTTTTCATGTTCCTGGTTTGTTACGCAACGAACGAGTGGGTCGAACCGCCGTCGGTCGAGCTATCGACGCGGACGTTCTATCAGATCATCTACCATACGGCGTCGCTTCCGGTCGAACCGCAGTTCTTCCGCAAAGATCAGGACACCGGCAACGTCTTCTATGTGAGTCAAGTGGCTCCCGACAACCATACGATGATCGGCGTGCAAATTTTCAAGCCGGCCAAGTACGGTCCGTGGAACGAAACGCTGCAAGCGCGCACAGCGTCGGTCAATGGAAGTACGCTAGTCTTGCATGACGTGATCGATACGCGCTTTAACAACGACGGCTACATGACGAGCCAGCAAAAGGTCAAGGACATTTCGATCGGCTTACCGCTGGGCGAAACGGCGTCACAATTCGTCAGCAACGTCAACAACGACCCGTGGACGATGAGCAGCAAGTCGTTGAAAACGCAGGTCAACGCGCTGCAATCGCAGGGCATCGGTGGAACCGCCCTCGGCACGCTGCAAGTGAATCTCGCGAACAAGCTGGCTTGGCCGTTCGCATGTTTCATCGGCGTCGTCCTCGCCGTCCCCGTCGCCCTACGATTTGGCAAGCGCGGCCGTACGCTCGGCATCGCGCTGGCGATTATTCTCTTCTTCGTCTACTACCTCATGACGTCGGCGGCGGCCGCCTTCGGTCGCAACGGTGCGATCAATCCGTTTATTGCGGCCTGGGTTCCCAACGTCATCATGGGAGTTACCGGCACGGTACTACTGTGGATGGAAGAACGCTAACGCCATGCGTTCGAGGTGGTTAAACCATCGCGGCATCACCGCGATCGCGGCCTTCGTCATATTCATAACCGGCTCGGTGCCGGCGGGCGCCGAGGTTTCGGGTATGGACCAAGTCCAGACCGGCCCGCAGGCATTGCCCGGAGCGCCGACTGCTGCCCCCGATCCGACGGCGGCTACGGCGTTGATGCTGTTCAGCAAACAGACCTGCGCGCAAAAGAACGCGGCGTCGGCAGATCAAATCGTACAAGCCGCGCAGGCCGACCAGGCTGCGCAGACCCCCCCGCCTTCGCAGGTCGACCAGGTCGCACAAACCGGCCAGCCGGATCAAGACGATCGGGCCACGGATGCTCCGTTGCCCCCTCCGTCGGTACGGTTCGCGCAAGCGACGACGCAGCCGTCCGCCTCTCCTGACGACCAGGAAACCGAGGCGCCGGGCGTTCCGGGACCGGCTACTCCGGGCCCGGTCAACACGCCCGGGCTTCCGAACGTTCAGCCCGGCGTGGGAAACGGAACGTATCAATTGCGTGCCACGGCCAGGCCCTCGCCCGAGGTGTCGCCGCCGCCGGTTCCCACGCCTACGCCCAATCCCTCGCCCTCAGCGGGAGCGATTTTTCTGGAGCGCGGCGGAAATACGCCGCCGCCCATTACGCCCGCCGGCCGAGCGACCCCGACGCCGAGCCCCGAACCCAGCGGCGTGCCGACACTCGCGCCTAACTATGTGGCGGTTATCGCCGACCGCGTGACGGGCGGCGCCGGCAAAGGACAACCGGGCGACGCCGACGGCAACGTTCACATCTTTTATCGCGACGAAGAAATCGTCGGCGACCACGCGCATTTCGACGGCGTGCGAACGGTGACGATCACCGGCCATCCGTTCTTGATCAACCACACGCACGACTCGGTGCTCAAAGCCGACGAAATTAAATTCGACACGCTCGCCGAAACCGCGCAATTGCTGAAGGGCAACGGCGAAACGGCCGAAGGCGTCGAGATCGGCTTCGTCCATTTTCAAGCCGACGATCTGCACACCAACACCGACGGCACCGCACAGGGCGCCAATCCGTACGTAACGACCTGTGAGAACCCGCGCGCCGGCTATCACATTACGGGAAAAACCATCGAGGTCGTTCCCGGCGACGCAATTATCATCACGAAAGCCATACTGTGGCTTGGCGCCGCGGCGGTGTTCTATCTGCCGCGGTTAGTGATTCCGCTTCGCACCGTTACCGATCAGCGTGCGCGGCCGCACTTCTTTCCGGAAGTGGGTTACGACTCATACGAAGGCGCCTGGATCAAGATGCAGCTGCCGTTCGGAAAAGATCAGTATTACTACGGCTACTACATCGTCAACTATTACACGAAAATGGGTCTCGGACTGGGGTACGTCGGCTTCTATGCCAGCCGCCGTGGACGACGAACCTTGAGCATCAACTTTTACGGAATGAACGACCGGCTCGAGGGGCAACGCACGTACAACGTCGCGATCCAAGAGCAAGAGAACTTCGATCCGCATCTTCGGGGCAATTTTCAGTTCGGCTATCAATCGAATTATGGCGCCTTGACGCAGATCCCGCCCAACGAGTCGCTCACCGGCGCGATCGTGCATCAAACGCAGAACACGTCGCAGAATTACTCGTTCACCCGCAGCACGGTCGGCACGGAATCCGAAAGCAACAGCCTTTCGTTTACCGATTCTCGGCAGTTCAACGAAAATCTAAGCCAAGACATCAGTTACAATATTTCCAACAGCTCGTCGAACTACGGCGAATCGTCGTTTAACGCGCAGTCGGAGTTCGACTATCTGATGCATTACACGACCGAGGGCGCAGATTACCAACTAGAGTACGATAAGACGTTCGCGCAGCAGCCGTACGGTATCAACAAGATACCGGAAGTCACCGTGCGTCCGAACGACTTCTTCCAGCATTTTATCTTTCCGATGTCGGCGCAGCTGGTGGTGGGCGAATACAGCGAACCGACGAGTCAGCTCGCGACCTGGCGCACCGACGCGGGTGTGGTGTTCGGGCCGGCCACCGCAAAGGTGTTCGGCAGCGATTTCGAAGGCACGATCAACGTCGATCAGTATGCGTACGGCACGGGCGATCTCAAAGCGGCGATCGAACAAGACTTCAGCTTGACGACGCCGATCGGCAAGCATTTTTTGAACTCGATTACCTACAACGAGGACAACTACAACGGGCCGGCCTTCGTGCCGTTTCAGTATCTCGACCAACAGCCCACTGAAAACACGAAGAATGCCCAAGACCTTTTCCGCGTGTTCAACGACGACGTGTACGATTTTTCGCTCGGCTATTCAACGAACTTCGACGGCGTCGCGCAGCCGTGGAGCTATCAGCTTACGGCCAGGCCGTCTCTTCGTTCGGTGGTGCTGCTCAGCGGATCGTTCATTCCCGGTCCGGGTCAGGGATTCGAAACGAC contains the following coding sequences:
- a CDS encoding LptF/LptG family permease: MATLTRPQPMPRVRAAWPRLRLLDSYLLREMVGPFLFAFGAFLLFWALNIFFLAADYIINQHAPFFLVLRFVVFRIPQAIPMAFPFACLFAALLAMGRVMGDNEVTALRTAGISVMRIAVAPLAFGFFMFLVCYATNEWVEPPSVELSTRTFYQIIYHTASLPVEPQFFRKDQDTGNVFYVSQVAPDNHTMIGVQIFKPAKYGPWNETLQARTASVNGSTLVLHDVIDTRFNNDGYMTSQQKVKDISIGLPLGETASQFVSNVNNDPWTMSSKSLKTQVNALQSQGIGGTALGTLQVNLANKLAWPFACFIGVVLAVPVALRFGKRGRTLGIALAIILFFVYYLMTSAAAAFGRNGAINPFIAAWVPNVIMGVTGTVLLWMEER